Proteins encoded within one genomic window of uncultured Draconibacterium sp.:
- a CDS encoding DUF5103 domain-containing protein translates to MRTIFFTTILLLIFSAGVMGQEENFYYENAVTRENIKTVQAYRNGFELSNPIMGLNENMTLVFKFDDLSEGVKDYYYTVVHCDADWNESFIAQDEYIDGFIENPVDDYALSFNTTFSYVNYRIELPNDQMRLKLSGNYVLVVYENQDKEKVVLTRRFHIYENAVRIEGTVRRATIDAFKGTNHEVDFKIYHPNLAVLNPREEVKVVIMQNNRWDNAIRDLKPLYIRDRVLDYNYNRENVFPAGNEFRYFDNRTNRMNGENVIATDFHRPYFHKTVKIDEVRANKPFFSYEEMNGMYVVESQDQEVRDFDTECDYTFIHFTLPLEAPLLGGSVNVFGALSNWNANKSNEMTYNFDRGEYELTLLLKQGYYNYIYVYVPQGSKVADHTNIEGSFWETNNDYQILVYYRDLAGRYDRLVGFRQLNSVTNRY, encoded by the coding sequence ATGAGAACCATTTTTTTTACCACTATATTATTACTGATTTTCAGTGCTGGAGTAATGGGGCAGGAGGAGAATTTTTACTACGAAAATGCTGTGACCCGTGAGAATATAAAAACGGTGCAGGCCTACCGGAATGGTTTCGAACTCTCGAATCCGATAATGGGATTGAACGAGAATATGACACTGGTTTTTAAATTCGATGATCTTTCGGAAGGTGTAAAAGATTATTACTACACCGTTGTTCATTGTGATGCTGATTGGAATGAGAGTTTTATTGCGCAGGATGAGTACATCGATGGTTTTATTGAAAATCCGGTTGATGATTACGCTTTGTCGTTTAATACCACTTTTAGCTATGTAAACTATCGTATTGAATTACCCAACGATCAAATGCGGTTAAAACTTTCGGGAAATTATGTTTTGGTGGTTTACGAAAATCAGGATAAGGAAAAAGTGGTTTTAACGAGACGTTTTCATATCTACGAAAATGCGGTGCGTATTGAAGGAACGGTACGGCGCGCTACTATCGATGCTTTTAAAGGAACAAACCACGAAGTTGATTTTAAAATATACCACCCTAATTTGGCGGTCTTAAATCCACGGGAAGAGGTTAAAGTGGTGATTATGCAGAATAACCGCTGGGATAATGCCATTCGCGATTTGAAGCCCTTGTACATTCGCGACCGTGTTTTGGATTACAACTATAACCGGGAGAATGTATTTCCGGCAGGAAACGAGTTTCGTTATTTCGATAACCGAACCAACCGAATGAATGGAGAGAATGTAATTGCCACCGATTTTCACCGGCCATATTTTCATAAAACAGTAAAAATTGATGAAGTGCGTGCCAATAAACCGTTTTTCTCGTACGAAGAAATGAACGGGATGTACGTGGTGGAAAGTCAGGACCAGGAGGTGCGTGATTTTGATACTGAATGTGATTATACCTTCATACATTTTACATTGCCGCTTGAAGCGCCGCTGCTCGGCGGATCGGTAAATGTTTTTGGTGCATTATCAAACTGGAATGCCAATAAAAGCAACGAAATGACCTATAATTTTGATCGCGGTGAATATGAGCTTACGTTGTTACTTAAGCAGGGCTATTATAATTATATATACGTTTATGTGCCGCAGGGATCAAAGGTGGCCGATCATACTAATATTGAAGGAAGTTTCTGGGAAACCAACAACGATTACCAAATTCTGGTATACTACCGCGATTTAGCCGGCCGTTACGACAGGTTAGTGGGTTTCAGACAATTAAACTCGGTTACTAACAGATATTAA
- a CDS encoding PAS domain-containing sensor histidine kinase — MRIYKILAERFWAAKSDNEKRQLFQLLLFWGVGGILSLFLSIREILLSEPKSDLVGYLLLLSVSILAIVCTFNAKKNCATNVIFSLPVFIYAFYISDLTQHAPLIETVHLSVWWLMTGLVFLYYFSMMEVRVVVYFFVSLALICYQLLLAGHLSDAFSYFDPFASNPILIFTAFFLVTFYLRRKLITNIEVLTEEIDTKNEAINRVLQNSSFLISRLRAVRDEDGNITNLVVEKINNAFEAAFKRNLYEVQEQEAEYVFDLIFKGRFDVNKTVLFNKKSVTEFYANNLDKWYKIHVLNPSYNSYYLVFENITKTKKQIADLEASKRRYKVLLEAIPDIFFVIDKDGIYEDFVIKEGDLFKIEDSNIIGSSIFNAGFPDKMANKIYSCIQHCIKNDSIESIEYSLNTPNGTFMFEMRLAKLNANAVISVARDITKRKTAEFGLEKALVKAEESDRLKSAFLANLSHEIRTPMNIISNFTRMLADDSLDGLERLQLTDAITQNGQQLLNMIDNTVHLAKIETENIPVNTSFNKINPLLRDIYNAYFAELPDSKDIRISLKTDVATPEFGFSTDPQLLKEVMTILVDNAVKYTLTGQVTFGFEMVRNDFIKFYVADTGIGIPEEDYEHIFSRFYRVQNSINQSTSGSGIGLPIAQHYVTLLGGELEFESKVDKGSNFWFTLPFNDGRGYMKIVS; from the coding sequence ATGAGGATTTATAAAATATTAGCAGAAAGATTCTGGGCTGCTAAATCTGATAATGAAAAAAGGCAGCTTTTTCAGCTTCTATTGTTTTGGGGAGTTGGAGGCATACTGTCTCTATTTTTATCCATTCGTGAAATATTACTTTCGGAACCCAAAAGTGACTTGGTAGGTTATCTTCTTCTTCTGTCGGTTTCAATTTTAGCCATTGTTTGCACTTTTAATGCAAAAAAGAATTGTGCCACCAATGTTATTTTTTCGTTACCCGTTTTTATATACGCCTTTTACATCTCAGATTTAACACAGCATGCACCATTAATCGAAACAGTACACCTTTCGGTGTGGTGGCTAATGACCGGGCTGGTTTTTCTGTACTACTTCTCGATGATGGAAGTTCGGGTTGTAGTTTACTTTTTTGTGTCGTTGGCACTAATTTGTTATCAATTGCTTTTAGCCGGCCATTTAAGTGACGCATTTAGTTATTTCGATCCTTTTGCCAGCAACCCGATTTTAATATTCACAGCCTTTTTCCTGGTGACGTTCTATCTCCGGAGAAAACTGATTACCAACATCGAGGTTTTAACCGAAGAAATCGACACGAAAAATGAAGCGATTAACCGTGTTTTGCAAAACTCATCGTTTCTTATTTCACGACTGCGTGCTGTACGAGACGAAGACGGAAATATAACCAACCTGGTAGTTGAGAAAATAAACAATGCATTTGAAGCGGCTTTTAAACGCAACTTGTATGAAGTTCAGGAACAGGAAGCCGAATATGTGTTCGACCTTATTTTTAAAGGCCGGTTCGATGTAAACAAAACGGTACTTTTCAATAAAAAAAGTGTTACTGAGTTTTATGCCAACAACCTCGACAAGTGGTACAAAATTCATGTATTAAATCCTTCGTATAATTCGTACTACCTGGTTTTTGAAAATATAACAAAAACCAAAAAGCAGATTGCAGACTTAGAAGCCAGCAAACGACGCTACAAAGTACTGTTGGAAGCTATTCCTGATATTTTCTTTGTAATTGATAAGGATGGTATTTACGAGGACTTTGTTATTAAAGAAGGCGACCTTTTTAAAATTGAAGACTCGAATATTATTGGCAGCTCTATTTTTAACGCCGGTTTCCCGGATAAAATGGCCAATAAGATTTATTCCTGTATTCAGCACTGTATTAAAAACGATTCGATTGAAAGTATCGAATACTCGTTAAATACGCCCAACGGAACTTTTATGTTCGAAATGCGCTTGGCAAAACTAAATGCCAACGCTGTAATTTCTGTGGCGCGCGACATCACCAAACGCAAAACAGCAGAATTCGGTTTGGAAAAAGCGCTCGTAAAAGCAGAAGAATCAGATCGTTTAAAATCAGCTTTCCTGGCCAACTTGTCACACGAGATTCGCACACCGATGAACATTATCTCGAACTTTACTCGCATGTTGGCCGACGATTCGCTCGACGGTTTGGAACGCCTGCAACTTACCGATGCCATTACACAAAACGGTCAGCAGTTGCTAAATATGATCGACAACACAGTACACCTTGCAAAAATTGAAACTGAAAATATTCCTGTAAACACCTCTTTTAATAAAATTAATCCGCTACTTCGCGACATTTATAATGCCTACTTTGCCGAACTTCCCGATAGCAAGGATATTCGTATCAGTCTAAAAACAGATGTTGCCACTCCGGAATTCGGCTTTTCAACCGATCCTCAGCTGCTAAAAGAAGTAATGACGATTTTGGTTGACAACGCCGTAAAATACACTTTAACCGGCCAGGTAACTTTCGGTTTTGAAATGGTACGGAACGACTTTATAAAATTCTATGTTGCAGATACCGGAATTGGTATTCCTGAGGAAGATTACGAACACATCTTTAGTCGTTTTTATCGTGTGCAGAATTCCATAAACCAGTCTACTTCAGGTTCAGGAATTGGATTGCCAATTGCTCAGCATTATGTAACGTTGTTGGGTGGAGAACTGGAATTTGAATCGAAAGTTGATAAAGGAAGTAATTTCTGGTTTACACTACCTTTTAATGATGGCCGTGGGTACATGAAAATCGTAAGCTAA
- the pruA gene encoding L-glutamate gamma-semialdehyde dehydrogenase produces MPKGNYNVPVAKNEPVLSYAPGSPERAELQTKLQELRSEELDQPMIIGGKEVYTDRKVRMFPPHEIAHTLGHYNQGDASHVEMAIDAALEAREEWANLSWQHRASIFLKAADLLAGPYRAKINAASMLGQSKNAFQAEIDAACEFADFLRFGVQVMTEIYKIQPESAKGIWNYNEYRPLEGFIYALTPFNFTSIAGNLPAAPAMMGNVAVWKPSKTAVYSAGVIMEIFKEAGLPDGVINLVYASGPVAADTVLTHPEFAGIHFTGSTAVFQSIWKTIGENIYKYKSYPRIVGETGGKDFIFADPTAKKRELAIAMLRGAFEYQGQKCSAASRCYVPASIWPEVKEILGAELATVKMGPVEDFTNFVNAVIDESSFDKLKGFIDRAKEDEDAEVIFGGNCDKSVGYFIEPTVILAKKPDYITMQEELFGPVLTVFVYEDEDMDATLDLVDKTSIYALTGAVFSQSRYNIEKIAKRLENSAGNFYINDKPTGAVVGQQPFGGARGSGTDDKAGSIFNMLRWTAIRTIKENFVPPVDYTYPNFQPDNE; encoded by the coding sequence ATGCCAAAAGGAAATTACAACGTTCCGGTTGCTAAAAACGAGCCGGTTTTAAGTTATGCTCCGGGATCTCCGGAAAGAGCAGAGCTGCAGACTAAATTGCAGGAGTTACGTTCGGAAGAACTCGATCAGCCAATGATTATTGGTGGAAAAGAAGTTTATACCGACAGAAAAGTTAGAATGTTCCCACCTCACGAAATTGCACATACTTTAGGTCATTATAACCAGGGTGATGCAAGTCACGTTGAAATGGCTATTGATGCTGCTTTGGAAGCCAGAGAAGAATGGGCAAACTTGTCATGGCAACACCGCGCTTCAATTTTCCTGAAAGCAGCTGATCTTTTGGCAGGTCCATATCGTGCAAAAATTAATGCTGCATCGATGTTGGGACAATCAAAAAATGCTTTTCAGGCAGAAATTGATGCAGCTTGTGAGTTCGCTGATTTCTTACGTTTTGGCGTTCAGGTAATGACTGAGATTTACAAAATCCAGCCTGAATCGGCAAAAGGTATCTGGAACTACAACGAATACCGTCCGTTGGAAGGATTTATTTATGCCTTAACTCCATTCAACTTTACATCAATCGCCGGAAACCTTCCTGCGGCACCTGCTATGATGGGTAACGTTGCCGTTTGGAAACCATCGAAAACTGCTGTTTATTCAGCTGGTGTAATCATGGAGATCTTCAAAGAGGCCGGTTTACCTGATGGTGTTATCAACCTGGTTTATGCTTCTGGTCCTGTTGCTGCCGATACTGTGCTTACTCACCCTGAGTTTGCCGGAATTCACTTCACAGGTTCAACTGCAGTATTCCAAAGCATTTGGAAAACTATTGGCGAAAACATTTACAAATACAAATCATACCCACGTATCGTTGGAGAGACTGGTGGTAAAGACTTCATTTTTGCTGATCCTACCGCTAAAAAACGCGAATTGGCAATTGCCATGTTGCGTGGTGCTTTCGAATACCAGGGACAGAAATGTTCTGCAGCTTCAAGATGTTACGTGCCTGCAAGTATCTGGCCTGAAGTAAAAGAAATTTTAGGCGCTGAGCTGGCTACTGTAAAAATGGGGCCGGTTGAAGATTTCACTAACTTCGTGAATGCGGTTATCGACGAATCGTCGTTTGATAAACTGAAAGGTTTTATCGACCGTGCAAAAGAAGACGAAGATGCTGAAGTTATCTTTGGCGGAAACTGCGATAAATCAGTTGGTTATTTTATTGAGCCAACAGTAATTTTGGCTAAAAAACCAGATTACATAACAATGCAGGAAGAGTTGTTTGGTCCTGTTCTTACTGTTTTTGTTTACGAAGACGAAGACATGGATGCAACACTTGACTTGGTTGATAAAACTTCGATTTACGCACTTACAGGTGCTGTATTCTCGCAAAGCCGTTACAATATCGAGAAGATTGCCAAACGTCTGGAAAACTCAGCCGGTAACTTCTATATTAACGACAAGCCAACAGGTGCTGTTGTCGGTCAGCAGCCATTTGGTGGCGCTCGTGGTTCGGGTACTGACGATAAAGCAGGTTCTATCTTTAACATGCTTCGTTGGACTGCAATCCGTACCATTAAAGAAAACTTCGTACCTCCTGTAGATTATACTTATCCGAACTTTCAACCGGATAATGAATAA
- a CDS encoding septum formation initiator family protein has product MKKEIFKSGIFKRIGNKFVITAVFFAIWIIFSDENSIVSHVKSKRQLNELKQQKEYYQERIASDRQKLQDLNKGKEELEKFAREQYQMSKPDEDVFIIVEEE; this is encoded by the coding sequence ATGAAAAAGGAAATATTCAAATCCGGTATTTTTAAACGTATAGGTAATAAATTTGTCATTACCGCTGTTTTTTTTGCAATCTGGATTATATTTTCTGATGAGAATAGCATTGTTTCTCATGTAAAAAGTAAGCGTCAACTAAACGAGTTGAAACAACAAAAAGAATATTACCAGGAACGAATTGCCTCCGACAGGCAAAAGCTTCAAGACCTGAATAAAGGAAAAGAAGAACTCGAAAAATTTGCCCGCGAACAATACCAGATGTCGAAACCCGACGAAGATGTTTTTATTATTGTTGAAGAAGAATAG
- a CDS encoding YqgE/AlgH family protein produces the protein MNENLDIFKIKSNNIAPQKGRILIAEPFLSGNYFNRSVVFLVAYSKKGAVGFILNKKVDFPVQDAFPDFPDFNADVYLGGPVSTDSVYFIHKLGDKLPGSIHVMGDLYWGGDFEVLKRDIRSGKINSSDIRFFLGYSGWDGGQLEDELKEDSWLVTDVEQNEVMKDLSESSWFDFVKKAGNRYSVWENFPENPALN, from the coding sequence ATGAATGAGAATCTTGACATATTCAAAATAAAATCAAACAATATTGCACCACAAAAAGGGCGTATTTTGATTGCTGAACCATTTTTGTCCGGCAATTATTTCAATCGTTCTGTGGTATTTTTGGTTGCTTACAGCAAAAAAGGCGCGGTGGGGTTTATTCTGAATAAAAAGGTTGATTTTCCGGTTCAGGATGCATTCCCCGATTTCCCTGATTTTAATGCTGATGTTTATCTCGGAGGACCTGTTTCTACTGATTCGGTGTATTTTATCCATAAACTTGGCGATAAACTTCCAGGTAGTATTCATGTAATGGGCGACCTTTATTGGGGGGGCGATTTTGAAGTATTGAAACGAGACATTCGAAGCGGAAAGATAAATTCTTCAGATATCCGGTTTTTCCTTGGTTATTCGGGTTGGGATGGTGGTCAGCTGGAAGATGAACTAAAAGAAGATTCGTGGCTGGTAACCGATGTTGAGCAAAACGAAGTAATGAAAGATTTGAGTGAATCTTCGTGGTTCGATTTTGTGAAAAAGGCCGGAAATCGTTATTCGGTTTGGGAGAATTTCCCTGAGAATCCTGCACTTAATTAG
- a CDS encoding aminotransferase class IV, producing the protein MAYLLVNKQILKEAETNLTPFLLNTPDVYKHCLWFGFGGIPLLDENLDILEFELKTLGHNVPGLFKNRRELFRLLKRMLNKNRFYRTGLITFHFFIAEEKIDYLITSRAFEEFDFQMNEQGLLISISDSKLLSHSHNNNSRLGKATFWKHVSAEITENTNRAAVILNEKDVICEGIAANVFMMKDNILFTPTINTGCYTDVIRPEIIRLAIDLNMKVVEANDLESKHLLQMDEIFFASEIQGIQWVLGFENRRYVHQYTDRIYAALNKFLESKTENQK; encoded by the coding sequence ATGGCTTACCTGCTTGTAAATAAGCAAATTTTAAAAGAAGCAGAAACCAACCTTACACCATTTCTGTTAAACACACCCGATGTGTATAAACACTGCCTCTGGTTTGGTTTTGGAGGAATTCCGCTGCTCGATGAAAACCTAGACATCCTGGAATTTGAATTAAAAACTCTTGGGCATAATGTTCCCGGTCTGTTTAAAAACCGCAGAGAACTATTCAGGCTACTAAAACGGATGCTCAATAAAAACCGTTTTTACAGGACAGGGCTCATCACTTTTCATTTTTTTATTGCTGAAGAAAAAATTGACTACCTGATTACCTCCAGGGCTTTTGAGGAATTCGATTTTCAAATGAATGAGCAAGGATTGCTCATCAGTATTTCTGATTCGAAATTGTTAAGTCACTCGCACAACAACAACTCTCGACTTGGAAAAGCGACATTCTGGAAACATGTCAGTGCCGAAATTACGGAGAACACCAATCGGGCAGCTGTAATTTTAAATGAAAAGGATGTTATTTGTGAAGGCATCGCTGCCAATGTTTTTATGATGAAGGATAATATTCTGTTTACGCCAACAATAAACACGGGTTGCTATACGGATGTAATTCGCCCCGAAATTATTCGACTGGCAATCGATTTGAATATGAAAGTTGTAGAGGCAAATGACCTGGAATCAAAACATCTGCTGCAGATGGATGAGATATTCTTTGCTTCCGAAATACAGGGCATCCAGTGGGTTTTAGGATTTGAAAACCGTAGGTACGTGCACCAATACACCGACCGTATTTATGCTGCGCTAAATAAGTTTTTAGAAAGTAAAACTGAAAATCAGAAATGA
- a CDS encoding rhomboid family intramembrane serine protease, producing MIVWFIIGVTAVISYIAFQNRELSAKLQFNAVQIIHRKEYYRLVSHAFIHANWSHLGVNMLVLYFFGRNTVVYFGYYFGNKATAYFLLLYFGGILASNIWSLIKHKNNYYYNAVGASGAVSAVLFATIFFQPWEPLYLFAVLPIPGILFAAGYLFYSYQMSKRKTDNVAHDAHFLGAVFGFIFPILLKPDLFTRFIDNLFSFL from the coding sequence ATGATAGTTTGGTTTATCATCGGCGTAACTGCCGTAATTTCATACATTGCCTTTCAAAACCGCGAATTATCGGCAAAGCTACAATTTAATGCAGTGCAAATTATTCACCGCAAAGAATACTACCGATTGGTAAGCCACGCCTTTATTCATGCCAACTGGTCGCATTTGGGTGTAAACATGCTGGTGCTTTATTTTTTCGGACGAAATACCGTGGTCTACTTTGGTTATTATTTTGGCAACAAAGCAACAGCCTACTTTTTGCTCCTCTATTTTGGCGGCATTCTGGCTTCCAATATCTGGAGTCTGATAAAACATAAAAACAACTATTACTACAATGCAGTTGGCGCTTCAGGTGCTGTTTCGGCAGTACTATTTGCCACGATATTTTTCCAGCCATGGGAGCCTTTGTATTTATTTGCGGTGCTTCCCATTCCCGGAATTCTGTTTGCCGCCGGCTACCTTTTTTACTCGTATCAAATGAGTAAACGGAAGACGGACAATGTAGCTCACGATGCCCACTTTTTGGGAGCCGTTTTTGGGTTCATTTTTCCGATTTTACTGAAGCCGGATTTATTCACCCGCTTTATCGACAATCTGTTTTCGTTCCTGTAA
- the holA gene encoding DNA polymerase III subunit delta gives MEYSDILHNLKKGIYHPIYLLQGEEAYFIDELSDYIEDNVLTDAEKGFNQTIFYGKDSDPVTIVEASLRFPMMASKQVIIVKEAQSLSKIDTLTSYAEKPLASTILVLAYKYKNLDSRTKLAKAIKKNGVLFTSKKLYENKIPGWIDGFLKRHNYTITPQAALLLTSYLGTDLSKIANELNKLVIAVKDTTKITPDHIEKNIGLSKEFNILELQNALGEKNVLKANRIINYFGSNPTLNPIQKTVAGLYFYFSKLFTYHFLKNKSERNVAAELRVHPFFVKDYVSAAKRYSPTKLYEIMGILREYDMKSKGFNVSTMVETGDLQKEMIYKILH, from the coding sequence ATGGAGTATAGCGACATACTGCACAATTTGAAAAAAGGCATTTACCACCCTATTTATTTGCTTCAGGGTGAAGAGGCATATTTTATTGATGAGCTATCGGATTACATTGAAGACAATGTGCTTACTGATGCTGAGAAAGGATTTAATCAAACCATATTTTATGGCAAAGACTCTGATCCGGTTACCATTGTAGAAGCATCGTTGCGTTTTCCGATGATGGCCAGCAAGCAGGTGATTATTGTGAAAGAAGCACAAAGTCTGAGCAAAATTGACACGCTGACATCGTATGCAGAAAAGCCACTGGCATCAACCATTTTGGTATTGGCTTACAAATACAAAAACCTCGATTCGAGAACAAAACTGGCCAAAGCCATAAAAAAGAATGGCGTACTTTTTACCTCGAAAAAACTTTACGAGAACAAAATTCCGGGTTGGATTGATGGCTTTTTGAAACGTCATAATTACACCATAACGCCGCAAGCTGCTCTGCTGCTGACTTCGTATTTGGGAACGGATTTAAGCAAAATTGCCAATGAACTAAATAAACTGGTAATTGCCGTTAAAGACACGACAAAAATCACACCCGATCATATTGAAAAAAATATCGGCCTGAGCAAAGAATTTAACATTCTTGAACTTCAGAATGCATTGGGCGAAAAGAATGTACTTAAAGCCAATCGGATAATTAATTATTTTGGTTCTAATCCAACGTTGAATCCGATACAGAAAACTGTGGCCGGTTTGTATTTCTATTTTTCGAAACTGTTTACCTATCATTTTCTTAAAAATAAATCGGAACGAAATGTTGCTGCCGAACTTCGCGTTCATCCTTTCTTTGTAAAAGATTATGTGTCGGCAGCCAAGCGCTACTCTCCTACCAAGCTGTACGAAATAATGGGTATTTTGCGCGAATACGACATGAAAAGTAAAGGGTTCAACGTATCAACAATGGTTGAAACAGGAGACCTGCAAAAGGAAATGATCTATAAAATTTTACACTAA
- a CDS encoding AMP nucleosidase, giving the protein MKTKKEIVDNWLPRYTGKKLDEIGRYILLTNFQDYVERFARKFEVPVEGTDKNMPSATAEGITMINFGMGSPNAATVMDLLSAIHPKAVLFLGKCGGLKKKNQLGDFILPIAAIRSDGTSADYLPPEVPALPAFNLQRAVSHILRNSEQDYWTGVVFTTNRRVWEYDDRFKKYLKKTRAMAVDMETATLFTVGFANQIPTGVLLLVSDQPMISTGVKTDKSDQYVSSSYVERHIQAGIDALLEIKNHGLSVKHLRF; this is encoded by the coding sequence ATGAAGACGAAAAAAGAAATTGTTGACAACTGGTTGCCGCGATATACCGGCAAAAAGCTCGATGAAATTGGCAGGTATATTTTGCTCACCAATTTTCAGGATTACGTAGAACGATTTGCACGCAAATTTGAGGTTCCGGTTGAAGGAACCGACAAAAACATGCCTAGTGCAACTGCCGAAGGTATTACTATGATCAACTTTGGAATGGGAAGTCCAAACGCAGCCACAGTAATGGATTTACTAAGTGCAATACACCCAAAAGCTGTTTTGTTCCTCGGTAAATGTGGCGGTTTAAAAAAGAAAAATCAACTGGGAGATTTTATTCTGCCAATTGCAGCTATCCGTAGCGACGGAACATCAGCTGATTACCTGCCACCGGAAGTTCCGGCTCTTCCTGCTTTTAACCTCCAGCGCGCCGTTTCCCACATTCTTCGGAATTCGGAGCAGGATTACTGGACAGGTGTTGTGTTTACAACGAACCGCCGGGTGTGGGAATACGACGATCGGTTTAAAAAATACCTCAAAAAAACACGGGCAATGGCTGTTGATATGGAAACAGCAACACTTTTTACCGTTGGTTTTGCCAACCAAATACCTACCGGCGTTTTGTTATTGGTTTCTGATCAGCCCATGATTTCGACCGGTGTAAAAACCGACAAAAGCGATCAATATGTTTCTTCCTCGTATGTAGAAAGACATATACAGGCCGGTATCGATGCGTTGCTGGAAATTAAGAACCACGGACTATCTGTAAAACACTTACGATTTTAA
- a CDS encoding type I restriction enzyme HsdR N-terminal domain-containing protein, with product MYKLNLPEYAFRTKTENTKTLIFDSIRKKFVVLTPEEWVRQNFIQYLIQEKSYPQNLMAVEKQIKVNLQQRRFDLLVYQRNGNPHLIAEFKAPNVKITQNAFDQVVRYNMTLRVERVVVSNGMQHFACEIDYEKNSYSFLKEIPTFGQ from the coding sequence ATGTACAAACTGAATTTGCCGGAATATGCTTTCCGAACAAAAACAGAAAATACAAAAACGCTGATATTTGATTCGATACGGAAGAAATTTGTGGTGCTGACACCGGAGGAGTGGGTGCGTCAGAATTTTATTCAATATTTGATACAGGAAAAGAGCTACCCACAGAATTTAATGGCTGTGGAGAAACAGATAAAAGTAAACCTGCAACAACGTCGTTTTGATTTGCTTGTTTATCAACGCAACGGAAATCCACACTTGATTGCCGAGTTTAAAGCGCCTAATGTAAAAATCACACAGAATGCTTTTGATCAGGTGGTGCGCTATAACATGACTTTACGCGTTGAAAGGGTAGTGGTGTCGAATGGAATGCAGCATTTTGCCTGCGAGATCGACTACGAAAAGAACAGCTATTCTTTTTTGAAAGAGATTCCAACTTTTGGGCAGTAA
- a CDS encoding GNAT family N-acetyltransferase: protein MKEKLSFGKVILRPLEPEDIELLYQWENNTEIWEVSNTKTPFSKHILAQYLLESVKDIYETKQLRLVIETAEKKPVGAIDLFDFEPFHMRAGIGILIHKSDDRKKGYASDALHALSSYAFEILGLRQLYANITSDNWGSIQLFEKSGFTRSGIKKDWIKTFSGWKDELFYQKFLG, encoded by the coding sequence ATGAAGGAAAAGCTAAGCTTTGGAAAAGTTATACTCCGCCCCCTTGAACCGGAAGACATTGAGCTGTTGTATCAATGGGAAAACAATACCGAAATTTGGGAAGTAAGCAATACCAAAACTCCTTTCTCGAAACACATTCTTGCGCAGTACCTTCTGGAGTCGGTAAAAGATATTTACGAGACCAAACAGCTTCGTCTGGTAATTGAAACAGCGGAGAAGAAACCTGTTGGAGCTATTGATTTATTTGATTTTGAGCCCTTTCATATGCGAGCCGGAATTGGTATCCTTATTCACAAAAGCGATGACCGCAAAAAAGGGTACGCGAGCGATGCGCTCCATGCATTATCCAGTTATGCATTTGAAATTCTGGGATTAAGACAGTTGTACGCCAACATTACTTCCGACAATTGGGGAAGCATACAATTATTCGAAAAATCGGGATTTACACGCAGCGGAATCAAAAAAGACTGGATCAAAACTTTCTCCGGATGGAAAGATGAGCTGTTTTATCAGAAATTTTTGGGATAA